The following proteins are encoded in a genomic region of Amycolatopsis sulphurea:
- a CDS encoding ATP-dependent DNA helicase, with protein MPARTDFPGVLELLTHAVESVGGAERPGQVKMADAVGHAIRTGEHLAVQAGTGTGKSLAYLVPAIRHAVEKDTTVVVSTATIALQRQLVDRDLPRLAKALKKPLGRTPTFAILKGRRNYLCLHRLDTGPADEPEDAQLFDPFAVSRMGKEITRLHEWSSDTETGDRDELVPGVSDQAWRQVSVTARECLGVNRCPIGTDCFAERARGEAGKADVVVTNHALLAIDALQGYQVLPDHDLVIIDEAHDLVDRVTSVATGELTSAMAASAARRCGRVMDAAIADRLLESSDGLALILDDLPAGRLDTLPQALKGAIPAVRDAAKECLTALGSDRKEDVDEATARKLARSLVEEVHDVAVRLLDAYTDDQAHQRDVVWLTGDKYSANPRPPALKVAPLGVAGLLRERVFNQHTTVLTSATLTLGGAFDTMARQWGLPPSGARVEKSPGTATDKEAPSDEDGGPKWTGLDVGSPFDHRRNGILYVAKHLPSPGRDGLGESTLDELAELVEAAGGRTLGLFSSMRAAKQASAAMRERLDHPVLCQGDDATGLLVRQFSEDPRTCLFGTLTLWQGVDVPGPSLQLVVVDRIPFPRPDDPVSSARQRAVEARGGNGFLTVAATHAALLLAQGTGRLHRAIDDRGVIAVLDSRLATARYGGFLRASLAPFWPTTDPQVARDALKRLDAAAPA; from the coding sequence GTGCCCGCCCGAACCGATTTCCCCGGCGTCCTCGAACTCCTGACCCACGCAGTGGAGTCCGTCGGCGGCGCCGAGCGCCCCGGCCAGGTCAAGATGGCCGATGCCGTCGGCCACGCGATCCGCACCGGGGAGCATCTCGCCGTGCAGGCCGGCACCGGCACCGGGAAGTCCCTGGCGTACCTGGTCCCGGCGATCCGGCACGCGGTGGAGAAGGACACCACGGTGGTCGTCTCGACCGCCACCATCGCCCTGCAGCGCCAGCTGGTGGACCGGGATCTGCCGCGGCTGGCCAAGGCGCTGAAGAAACCGCTCGGCCGCACGCCGACCTTCGCGATTCTCAAGGGTCGCCGCAATTATCTGTGCCTGCACCGGCTCGACACCGGCCCGGCCGACGAGCCCGAGGACGCGCAGTTGTTCGATCCGTTCGCGGTCTCCCGGATGGGCAAGGAGATCACCCGGCTGCACGAGTGGTCCTCGGACACCGAGACCGGCGACCGGGACGAACTCGTGCCCGGGGTGTCGGATCAGGCCTGGCGGCAGGTCTCGGTCACCGCGCGGGAGTGCCTCGGCGTGAACCGCTGCCCGATCGGCACGGACTGCTTCGCCGAGCGCGCGCGTGGCGAGGCGGGCAAGGCCGATGTGGTGGTCACCAACCACGCGTTGCTGGCCATCGACGCGCTCCAGGGCTATCAGGTGCTGCCCGACCACGATCTCGTGATCATCGACGAGGCCCACGATCTGGTGGACCGGGTCACCTCCGTCGCCACCGGGGAGCTGACCAGCGCGATGGCCGCCTCCGCCGCACGCCGCTGCGGCCGGGTGATGGACGCGGCGATCGCGGACCGGCTGCTGGAATCCTCCGACGGCCTGGCGCTGATCCTCGACGATCTGCCCGCGGGCAGGCTGGACACCCTGCCGCAGGCGTTGAAGGGCGCGATCCCGGCGGTGCGCGACGCGGCGAAGGAATGCCTCACCGCGCTGGGCTCCGACCGCAAGGAAGACGTCGACGAGGCCACCGCGCGCAAGCTCGCGCGTTCGCTGGTGGAGGAGGTGCACGATGTCGCGGTACGGCTGCTCGACGCGTACACCGACGATCAGGCACATCAGCGCGACGTCGTGTGGCTCACCGGCGACAAGTACTCGGCCAACCCACGCCCGCCCGCGCTGAAAGTCGCCCCGCTCGGCGTGGCCGGGCTGCTGCGGGAGCGCGTATTCAATCAGCACACCACCGTGCTCACCTCGGCGACGCTGACCCTCGGCGGCGCGTTCGACACCATGGCGCGGCAGTGGGGCCTGCCGCCGTCCGGTGCCCGGGTGGAGAAGTCGCCCGGCACGGCGACCGACAAGGAAGCCCCCTCGGACGAGGACGGCGGGCCGAAGTGGACCGGCCTCGATGTCGGCTCGCCGTTCGACCACCGGCGCAACGGCATCCTCTACGTGGCCAAGCACCTGCCCTCACCGGGCCGCGACGGCCTCGGCGAGTCCACTTTGGACGAGCTGGCCGAGCTGGTGGAGGCCGCCGGCGGACGTACGCTCGGGCTGTTCTCCTCGATGCGCGCGGCGAAGCAGGCCAGCGCGGCCATGCGCGAACGGCTCGACCATCCGGTGCTGTGCCAGGGCGACGATGCCACTGGGCTGCTGGTGCGGCAGTTCAGCGAGGACCCGCGGACCTGTCTGTTCGGCACGCTCACGCTGTGGCAGGGCGTGGACGTGCCCGGTCCGTCGCTGCAGCTGGTCGTGGTGGACCGGATCCCGTTCCCGCGGCCGGACGATCCGGTGTCTTCGGCCCGGCAGCGCGCCGTGGAAGCCAGGGGCGGCAACGGCTTCCTCACCGTCGCCGCGACGCATGCCGCACTGCTGCTCGCGCAGGGCACCGGCCGGCTGCACCGCGCGATCGACGACCGCGGGGTGATCGCGGTGCTGGATTCGCGGCTTGCCACCGCCCGCTACGGCGGATTCCTGCGTGCGTCCCTGGCGCCGTTCTGGCCGACCACGGACCCGCAGGTCGCGCGCGATGCGTTGAAGCGACTGGACGCGGCCGCGCCCGCATGA
- a CDS encoding biotin transporter BioY, which translates to MSSLSLTGRRQVLADLVPGALVRDLTLVAGGAVLTGAAAQLVIPLPGTPVPMTGQTFAALLVGATLGMRRGAASLLLYLLVGAAGVPWFQGATSGLSGASAGYIVGFAFAGALVGALARRGGDRTPLRMAGTMALGNVVIYAFGVPWLMAAAHYDFATAFGKGVVPFLIGDLLKIVVAAGVLPLAWAAVSRLRKQD; encoded by the coding sequence GTGTCGTCGCTTTCCCTCACCGGCCGCCGCCAGGTGCTGGCCGATCTCGTGCCTGGCGCACTCGTGCGCGATCTGACGCTGGTGGCCGGGGGCGCCGTGCTGACCGGCGCGGCGGCGCAGCTGGTGATCCCGCTGCCGGGTACGCCGGTGCCGATGACCGGCCAGACCTTCGCCGCGCTGCTGGTGGGCGCGACGCTCGGCATGCGCCGTGGCGCCGCTTCGCTGCTGCTGTACTTGCTCGTCGGCGCGGCCGGCGTGCCGTGGTTCCAGGGCGCGACTTCCGGGCTGTCGGGTGCTTCGGCGGGGTACATCGTCGGGTTCGCGTTCGCCGGTGCGCTCGTCGGCGCGCTCGCCCGCCGCGGTGGTGACCGTACGCCGTTGCGCATGGCGGGGACCATGGCGCTGGGCAATGTGGTGATTTATGCGTTCGGCGTGCCCTGGCTGATGGCCGCCGCGCACTACGACTTCGCCACCGCGTTCGGCAAGGGCGTGGTGCCGTTCCTGATCGGTGACCTGCTGAAGATCGTCGTCGCGGCCGGTGTGCTGCCGCTGGCGTGGGCCGCGGTTTCGCGGCTGCGCAAGCAGGACTGA
- a CDS encoding isochorismatase family protein: MGTALIVVDVQNDFCEGGSLGLPGGAAAAEAISQHVAAGGYVHVVATRDYHIDPGDHFSETPDFNHSWPPHCVVGTAGASFHPALDIVPIEEVFSKGEYEAAYSGFEGKSRTGETLEEWLHARSVTDVDVVGIATDFCVRATALDAARAGFGVRVLLDLTVGGSRATVDATLKDFDEADVAYSGVPALPPG, translated from the coding sequence ATGGGAACCGCGCTGATCGTGGTGGACGTACAGAACGACTTCTGCGAGGGCGGGTCGCTCGGCCTGCCCGGTGGGGCGGCAGCCGCCGAAGCCATCTCACAGCACGTGGCTGCAGGCGGCTACGTGCACGTGGTGGCCACGCGCGACTACCACATCGATCCGGGCGACCACTTCAGCGAAACGCCAGACTTCAACCACAGCTGGCCGCCGCACTGCGTCGTGGGCACGGCCGGTGCTTCGTTCCATCCGGCACTCGACATCGTCCCGATCGAGGAGGTGTTCTCGAAGGGCGAGTACGAAGCCGCGTACTCCGGCTTCGAGGGGAAGTCCCGTACTGGCGAGACGCTCGAAGAGTGGCTGCACGCGCGGAGCGTGACCGACGTCGATGTGGTCGGCATCGCCACGGACTTCTGCGTACGCGCCACAGCGCTCGACGCAGCGCGCGCAGGCTTCGGCGTACGCGTGCTACTGGACCTCACCGTTGGCGGCTCACGGGCCACTGTGGACGCGACGCTGAAGGACTTCGACGAAGCGGACGTCGCCTACTCCGGTGTACCCGCCTTGCCGCCCGGCTGA
- a CDS encoding nicotinate phosphoribosyltransferase, producing the protein MGSPEPVTSASTALLTDHYELTMLASALSDGTADRPCVFEVFARRLPDGRRYGVVAGTARVLDAIADFRFTDAELTVLEQTAVVDPATLSWLADYEFSGDIDGYPEGELYFPDSPILTVTGSFAEAVVLETLTLSILNHDSAIASAAARMAGAAHGRPIIEMGGRRTHEYAAVAAARAAYLAGFATTSNLEAGRRYGIPTRGTVAHAFMLLHDSEEAAFLAQVEKMGADTTLLVDTYDITAGIETAVRVAGTDLGAIRIDSGDVGPLARKARDQLDSLGAKDTRIVVSGDLDEHAIAALRAEPVDAYGVGTSVVTGSGAPTAGMVYKLVEVDGRPVAKRSAHKESRGGRKHVLRRHRATGTAVEDVVWTAAGERPVAEEYDRDLQIPLVRGGQAVEDLPTLDDARARLRRAQVSLPWEGLKLSHGEPAIPTTLL; encoded by the coding sequence ATGGGTTCACCCGAGCCGGTCACCAGCGCCAGCACGGCGCTGCTCACCGACCACTACGAGCTGACCATGCTGGCGAGCGCCCTCTCGGACGGCACAGCGGACCGTCCATGCGTGTTCGAGGTCTTCGCGCGGCGACTGCCGGACGGACGGCGCTACGGCGTCGTCGCCGGCACTGCGCGCGTGCTCGACGCGATCGCCGACTTCCGGTTCACCGACGCCGAGCTGACAGTGCTCGAACAGACCGCTGTCGTGGACCCGGCGACGCTGTCCTGGCTGGCGGACTACGAGTTCAGCGGCGACATCGACGGTTACCCCGAAGGCGAACTGTACTTCCCCGACTCGCCGATCCTCACCGTCACCGGCAGCTTCGCCGAAGCAGTGGTGCTGGAGACGCTGACGCTGTCGATCCTCAACCACGACAGCGCCATTGCCTCGGCAGCGGCGCGGATGGCGGGCGCCGCGCACGGACGGCCGATCATCGAGATGGGCGGACGACGTACGCACGAGTACGCCGCCGTCGCCGCGGCAAGGGCCGCGTACCTGGCCGGCTTCGCGACCACGTCCAATCTCGAAGCCGGCCGTCGCTACGGCATTCCCACTCGTGGCACCGTGGCGCACGCCTTCATGCTTCTGCATGACAGCGAAGAAGCAGCGTTCCTCGCGCAGGTGGAAAAGATGGGCGCGGACACCACGTTGCTCGTCGACACGTACGACATCACTGCCGGGATCGAAACCGCTGTACGCGTGGCGGGAACCGACCTGGGCGCGATCCGAATCGACTCCGGTGACGTCGGACCGCTCGCGCGCAAGGCTCGTGATCAGCTCGACTCCCTGGGCGCCAAGGACACCCGCATCGTCGTGTCGGGGGACCTCGACGAGCACGCCATCGCAGCGTTGCGCGCAGAGCCGGTGGACGCGTACGGCGTCGGTACGTCGGTAGTCACCGGCTCGGGCGCGCCGACCGCGGGCATGGTCTACAAGCTGGTCGAAGTGGACGGCCGTCCGGTCGCGAAACGCAGTGCGCACAAGGAGTCCCGCGGCGGGCGTAAGCACGTGCTACGGCGGCACCGGGCCACCGGCACCGCGGTCGAAGATGTCGTGTGGACGGCTGCCGGAGAGCGTCCGGTGGCCGAGGAGTACGACCGCGACCTGCAGATACCCCTGGTGCGCGGTGGCCAAGCGGTGGAGGATCTGCCCACACTGGACGACGCGCGCGCCCGGTTGCGGCGTGCGCAGGTCAGCCTGCCGTGGGAAGGTTTGAAGCTCTCCCACGGCGAGCCCGCGATACCGACGACGCTTCTGTAG
- the clpS gene encoding ATP-dependent Clp protease adapter ClpS, giving the protein MSTPVASEQTQVDPLGAAVTESDQPWRTVVWNDPVNLMSYVTYVFQKLFGYSRDHATKLMLDVHHKGRAIVSSGAKEKVETDVAKLQAAGLWATMEQPS; this is encoded by the coding sequence ATGTCCACGCCTGTTGCCTCCGAACAGACGCAGGTCGATCCGCTCGGGGCCGCCGTCACCGAATCCGACCAGCCGTGGCGGACCGTCGTGTGGAACGATCCGGTCAACCTCATGTCGTACGTGACGTACGTGTTCCAGAAGCTGTTCGGCTATAGCCGGGACCACGCCACCAAGCTGATGCTCGACGTACACCACAAGGGCCGGGCGATCGTGTCGTCCGGCGCCAAGGAGAAGGTGGAGACCGACGTGGCGAAACTGCAGGCCGCGGGGTTGTGGGCGACCATGGAGCAGCCCTCGTGA
- a CDS encoding DUF2017 domain-containing protein: MKAWRRKGEVILAGFEQQEAAVLRGLVGQLEDMLRARGEEAPQDELAELTGIRTGPSEAPDDPVLSRLLPDFHRLDPDNPSRDDLDSAAAMRSLHEPELLEAKVGVAKTVLDTLPRDGGQVRLSFEQADAWLGALNDVRLALGTALDVTDDMPDELPDDDPRAPHLGVYHWLTWVQETLIQAVTA; the protein is encoded by the coding sequence GTGAAGGCCTGGCGCCGCAAGGGAGAGGTCATCCTCGCCGGGTTCGAGCAGCAGGAGGCCGCGGTGCTGCGCGGCCTGGTCGGGCAGCTGGAGGACATGCTGCGCGCGCGGGGCGAGGAGGCCCCGCAGGACGAGCTGGCAGAGCTGACCGGCATCCGGACCGGCCCCAGTGAGGCACCGGACGACCCGGTGCTCTCCCGGCTGCTGCCGGACTTCCACCGGCTCGACCCGGACAACCCGAGCCGGGACGACCTCGACTCCGCCGCCGCGATGCGCTCCCTGCACGAACCGGAGCTGCTGGAGGCGAAGGTCGGCGTCGCCAAGACCGTGCTCGACACGCTCCCGCGCGACGGCGGCCAGGTGCGGCTGAGCTTCGAGCAGGCCGACGCGTGGCTCGGCGCGCTGAACGACGTACGGCTTGCGCTGGGTACCGCGCTCGACGTCACCGACGACATGCCGGACGAGCTGCCGGACGACGACCCTCGCGCCCCGCACCTCGGCGTCTATCACTGGCTGACCTGGGTGCAGGAGACGCTGATCCAAGCGGTCACCGCGTGA
- a CDS encoding P1 family peptidase, producing MNAITDVPGVLVGHHQRLGEGWATGTTVVLVPDGAVGAVDQRGGAPGTRETDLLKPENLVQRVNAVCLSGGSAYGLAAADGVMRWLSERNLGFPVGEQPHEVVPIVPGAVLFDLPRSEWGNRPDAGFGYAACEAATTTVAQGTVGAGSGAVVGSLKGGIGTASERVGEVTVGAIAAVNAAGEAVDFKTGRAFAADHEVDGEFGVRWPDRLGAVHGQRTDLNTTVGVVACDAALSKGEARRLTVSAQDGLARAVRPAHSMFDGDTVYALATGTRELPQQSGSFASAARAGALDALCAAAARVFARAMVHGLLAATAAGGVAAYRDVWPEAFGPS from the coding sequence GTGAACGCGATCACCGACGTGCCGGGGGTGCTCGTTGGGCACCACCAGCGCCTCGGCGAAGGCTGGGCGACCGGTACGACAGTGGTCCTGGTGCCGGACGGTGCCGTCGGCGCGGTCGATCAGCGTGGCGGTGCCCCCGGTACCCGCGAGACCGACTTGCTGAAGCCGGAGAACCTCGTACAGCGGGTGAACGCGGTCTGCCTGTCCGGTGGAAGCGCGTACGGCCTCGCTGCGGCCGACGGTGTGATGCGCTGGCTCAGCGAGCGCAACCTGGGTTTCCCTGTCGGCGAGCAGCCGCACGAAGTCGTGCCGATCGTGCCTGGAGCGGTGCTGTTCGATCTTCCGCGTAGCGAGTGGGGGAATCGCCCGGACGCCGGCTTCGGTTACGCGGCCTGCGAAGCCGCCACGACGACCGTCGCGCAGGGCACCGTCGGCGCCGGCAGCGGCGCCGTCGTCGGCTCGCTCAAAGGCGGAATCGGTACCGCGAGCGAGCGGGTCGGCGAGGTGACGGTCGGCGCGATCGCCGCAGTGAACGCAGCCGGTGAGGCAGTGGACTTCAAGACCGGCCGGGCCTTCGCCGCGGACCACGAGGTGGACGGCGAGTTCGGCGTCCGCTGGCCGGACCGGCTTGGCGCCGTACATGGGCAGCGCACCGACCTGAACACCACAGTAGGCGTCGTGGCCTGCGACGCGGCCCTTTCGAAGGGCGAAGCACGCCGTCTCACCGTGTCCGCCCAGGACGGCCTGGCGCGCGCGGTCCGGCCGGCGCACAGCATGTTCGACGGGGACACGGTGTACGCGCTGGCCACCGGTACACGCGAGCTGCCGCAACAGTCCGGTTCCTTCGCGAGCGCCGCACGCGCGGGCGCGTTGGACGCGCTGTGCGCGGCCGCCGCACGGGTCTTCGCCCGCGCGATGGTGCACGGCCTCCTCGCCGCGACGGCAGCCGGGGGAGTAGCCGCCTATCGCGACGTATGGCCGGAGGCCTTCGGCCCTTCGTGA
- a CDS encoding Mov34/MPN/PAD-1 family protein, with protein MLRIRRELVDQIVAHARRDHPDEACGVIAGPVGSDRPERFVPMLNSARSPTFYQFDSGEQLKLYREMDANDEAPVVIYHSHTATEAYPSRTDANIAGEPEAHYVLVSTKDPDSHEFRSYRIVDAEITEEPVEILD; from the coding sequence GTGCTCCGGATCCGCCGTGAACTCGTCGACCAGATCGTCGCCCACGCCCGTCGTGATCACCCCGACGAGGCGTGCGGGGTGATCGCCGGCCCGGTGGGGTCCGATCGGCCGGAACGGTTCGTGCCGATGCTGAACTCGGCCCGTTCGCCCACGTTCTACCAGTTCGACTCCGGCGAGCAGCTCAAGCTGTACCGGGAGATGGACGCGAACGACGAGGCGCCGGTGGTGATCTATCACTCGCACACCGCGACCGAGGCCTACCCCTCGCGCACCGACGCGAACATCGCCGGCGAGCCGGAGGCGCACTACGTGCTCGTCTCCACCAAGGATCCCGATTCGCACGAGTTCCGCTCGTACCGGATCGTGGACGCCGAGATCACCGAGGAACCGGTCGAGATCCTCGACTGA